Proteins co-encoded in one Sporosarcina sp. FSL K6-1522 genomic window:
- a CDS encoding LURP-one-related family protein — protein MRQLYIKQKVLSLSGKFSVKDELENEVYFVEGSFMQVPKTFSIMDVARQEVAIITKKTFSFLPTFLVDVHGQETMMIKKEFSFLKARYSIDAAGIEVRGNWWDMDFEVYQNGAMIGAVSKKWFTWGDSYQLQIADDEMEPLLVALG, from the coding sequence ATGAGACAGCTGTATATTAAGCAAAAGGTATTGAGCCTAAGCGGCAAGTTTTCGGTGAAGGATGAGCTGGAGAACGAAGTGTATTTTGTGGAAGGGAGCTTCATGCAAGTGCCGAAGACATTTTCCATTATGGATGTGGCCAGACAGGAAGTTGCGATAATTACGAAGAAAACATTTAGTTTCCTACCGACTTTTTTGGTCGACGTGCATGGTCAAGAAACGATGATGATTAAAAAGGAATTTTCTTTTTTGAAAGCACGTTATTCAATCGATGCGGCTGGGATAGAAGTACGGGGAAATTGGTGGGACATGGATTTTGAAGTGTACCAAAACGGAGCAATGATTGGTGCTGTCAGCAAAAAGTGGTTCACATGGGGCGATAGTTACCAGTTACAAATTGCGGATGATGAAATGGAACCGCTTCTCGTGGCACTTGGGTAG
- a CDS encoding M23 family metallopeptidase, whose protein sequence is MVPIIFTVAMLLVLPLIFIGTLWKVKFKTRLEWLLDALTTVFFIVWVFQSGAWSWIGYYFRFLLLALLIVALVFSWKKARRLPFIMKYSNNQKFTLGVHGFLLLIFGAYNAFVFTSYSTKDTTLMVDFPLHEGTYYIGQGGNHVQMNYHQAYEPQQYALDILALNSVGTRAKGLYPKALQKYEIFGHPIYSPCGGTVIGMENGLIDSIPPEADPKNATGNYVALTCDIAKDTVIYLAHMQEGSVAVQEGVHVEAGQLLGKVGNTGNTSEPHLHIHAEKNGIGVPLKFHNRFLVRNSLVR, encoded by the coding sequence ATGGTACCGATTATTTTTACAGTGGCGATGTTACTCGTTTTGCCACTTATATTTATAGGGACGCTTTGGAAAGTGAAGTTTAAAACGAGATTAGAATGGTTGTTGGACGCATTGACGACTGTTTTTTTTATCGTATGGGTTTTCCAATCAGGTGCCTGGAGCTGGATTGGCTACTATTTTCGATTTTTACTTTTAGCGCTACTCATTGTGGCACTTGTTTTCTCGTGGAAAAAAGCGCGACGACTTCCTTTTATCATGAAATACTCGAACAATCAAAAATTTACATTGGGCGTACACGGTTTCCTCTTACTCATATTCGGTGCATATAACGCCTTCGTCTTCACGAGTTATTCAACAAAGGATACAACACTTATGGTAGATTTTCCGTTACACGAAGGCACGTATTATATCGGGCAAGGCGGTAATCATGTGCAGATGAATTATCATCAGGCGTATGAACCGCAACAATATGCGTTAGATATTCTTGCGCTTAACTCCGTTGGTACACGTGCGAAAGGGCTCTATCCAAAAGCACTACAAAAATACGAAATTTTTGGTCATCCTATTTATAGTCCTTGCGGTGGTACTGTTATCGGAATGGAGAATGGATTGATTGATTCAATACCACCTGAAGCAGATCCCAAAAATGCGACAGGGAATTATGTTGCGCTTACGTGTGATATTGCGAAAGATACCGTAATTTATTTAGCACATATGCAAGAGGGAAGTGTAGCTGTTCAAGAAGGTGTACATGTAGAAGCAGGGCAATTGCTTGGTAAAGTTGGGAACACGGGGAATACGAGCGAACCACATTTACATATCCACGCGGAAAAGAATGGCATCGGTGTGCCTTTAAAATTTCACAATCGCTTTCTTGTAAGGAACAGTTTAGTCCGTTGA